A genomic region of Pseudomonas frederiksbergensis contains the following coding sequences:
- a CDS encoding acyl-CoA dehydrogenase family protein — MPWQALLNCDQRQLENPDLAEGYATLLHVLGTVTPFELAVRGGRMMATPGLAFLVGYQAALRMLWPSAPPSLGALCATEQRSLRPADMQTRLTDLRLSGRKDFVTAGDAAGWLLIAARSEEQGQSPRLSLAVVYPGEPGVRVEKLPAIALMPDISHGRLFLDNALCELLAGDGWDAYVKPFRTLEDIYVLSAMSAWLYGVGRDSDWPQSLQLKLLALLAGCAEASRQPPNSSVGHVLLGGLFAQFDGLKASLYEAFADGPPPWAALWTRDQTVLELAAGARAKRLAKALAGSM, encoded by the coding sequence ATGCCTTGGCAAGCCTTGTTGAACTGCGACCAGCGTCAGCTCGAAAACCCTGACCTGGCAGAGGGATATGCGACGTTGCTGCATGTGTTGGGTACAGTGACGCCGTTCGAGTTGGCGGTGCGCGGCGGGCGGATGATGGCAACGCCGGGGTTGGCCTTTCTGGTGGGTTACCAGGCTGCGTTGCGCATGTTGTGGCCCAGCGCGCCGCCGAGCCTGGGGGCATTGTGTGCGACCGAACAGCGCAGCCTGCGCCCGGCAGACATGCAAACCCGTCTCACAGATCTTCGCTTGAGCGGGCGCAAGGATTTCGTCACCGCGGGTGATGCGGCGGGCTGGTTGCTGATTGCTGCGCGCAGCGAAGAGCAGGGCCAGTCACCGCGTTTGAGTCTGGCGGTGGTTTATCCCGGCGAACCCGGCGTACGGGTTGAAAAACTTCCGGCCATTGCGTTGATGCCGGACATCAGTCACGGTCGGCTGTTTCTTGACAACGCGCTGTGTGAATTGCTCGCTGGAGATGGCTGGGACGCGTATGTCAAACCGTTCCGCACCCTTGAAGACATCTATGTACTGAGCGCCATGAGTGCCTGGTTGTACGGTGTCGGTCGGGACAGCGACTGGCCACAAAGCCTTCAACTGAAATTGCTGGCGTTGCTGGCGGGGTGTGCGGAAGCCAGCCGCCAACCGCCGAACAGCAGTGTCGGGCATGTGTTGCTGGGCGGACTGTTTGCGCAGTTTGATGGGCTCAAGGCGTCGCTTTATGAAGCCTTTGCCGACGGGCCGCCGCCATGGGCGGCGTTGTGGACGCGCGATCAGACGGTGCTGGAGCTGGCGGCGGGGGCGCGGGCCAAACGGTTGGCCAAGGCGTTGGCGGGATCTATGTAA
- the olsB gene encoding L-ornithine N(alpha)-acyltransferase, with protein sequence MTQLARISDTGNERRLQAERLIGAEALQEAQALRFNVFSGEFNAKLKGAELGLDMDDYDVHCAHIGVRDLNTGRLVATTRLLDHQAASSLGRFYSEEEFSLHGLLHLQGPILEIGRTCVDPAYRNGGTIAVLWGELAEVLNQGGYSYLMGCASIPMQDGGIQAQAIMQRLRERYLCTEHLRAEPKKPLPALDIPSNVIAEMPPLLKAYMRLGAKICGEPCWDEDFQVADVFILLKRDELCPRYAKHFKAAV encoded by the coding sequence ATGACTCAGCTCGCCCGCATCAGCGACACCGGCAATGAACGCCGCCTGCAAGCCGAACGCCTGATCGGCGCCGAGGCGTTGCAGGAAGCCCAGGCCCTGCGCTTCAACGTGTTCAGCGGCGAGTTCAACGCCAAGCTCAAAGGCGCAGAGTTAGGTCTGGACATGGATGACTATGATGTTCATTGCGCCCACATTGGCGTGCGTGATTTGAATACCGGACGCCTGGTCGCGACGACGCGTTTGCTCGACCACCAGGCCGCCAGCAGCCTGGGGCGTTTCTACAGCGAAGAAGAATTCAGCCTGCACGGCCTGTTACATCTGCAAGGTCCCATCCTGGAAATCGGTCGCACCTGCGTCGACCCGGCCTACCGCAACGGCGGCACCATCGCCGTGCTCTGGGGCGAGCTGGCCGAAGTGCTGAATCAGGGCGGCTACAGCTACCTGATGGGTTGCGCGAGCATCCCGATGCAGGACGGCGGGATTCAGGCCCAGGCGATCATGCAGCGCTTGCGTGAACGGTATCTGTGCACCGAACACCTGCGCGCCGAACCGAAGAAACCGCTGCCGGCCCTCGACATTCCGTCCAACGTGATCGCAGAAATGCCGCCGCTGCTCAAGGCCTACATGCGTCTGGGTGCGAAGATCTGTGGCGAGCCGTGCTGGGACGAAGACTTCCAGGTCGCCGACGTGTTCATCCTGCTTAAACGCGACGAGCTGTGCCCGCGTTATGCCAAACACTTCAAGGCAGCAGTCTGA
- a CDS encoding lysophospholipid acyltransferase family protein, with amino-acid sequence MSRLRVYARIARVLLVVALGLSMASVFGLFERMGIANSMVRRQRWSRFFMTRLSNALPFRVTVHGELPQKPMLWVSNHVSWTDIPLLGMLTPLSFLSKAEVRTWPVAGWLAAKAGSLFIRRGSGDSQLIRKQMSRHLEQAHPLLMFPEGTTTDGRSLRTFHGRLLSAAIDADVALQPVAVRYLRDGQIDPLAPFIGDDDLLSHLMRLFANDQGDVEIHLLKPIACHGQERAALAFAAQQAVQKALFGDVAQPVEPRRAGELIAA; translated from the coding sequence ATGAGCCGGCTGCGGGTGTACGCGCGGATCGCGCGAGTGCTGCTGGTGGTCGCACTGGGCTTGAGCATGGCCAGCGTGTTCGGGCTGTTCGAGCGCATGGGTATTGCCAACTCGATGGTGCGGCGCCAACGCTGGTCGCGGTTTTTCATGACGCGGCTGAGCAACGCCCTGCCCTTTCGCGTGACAGTCCACGGCGAACTGCCGCAAAAGCCGATGCTCTGGGTCAGCAACCATGTGTCCTGGACCGACATTCCGTTATTGGGCATGCTCACGCCCTTGTCTTTCCTGTCCAAGGCCGAAGTGCGCACCTGGCCGGTCGCCGGCTGGCTCGCGGCCAAGGCTGGCAGCCTGTTCATTCGTCGAGGTTCGGGTGACAGCCAACTGATCCGCAAGCAGATGAGCCGCCACCTGGAGCAAGCCCATCCGTTACTGATGTTCCCGGAAGGCACCACCACCGATGGCCGTTCGTTGCGCACCTTTCACGGTCGCTTGTTGTCCGCAGCCATCGACGCAGACGTGGCGCTGCAACCGGTGGCCGTTCGTTATCTGCGCGACGGTCAGATCGACCCGCTTGCACCGTTCATTGGTGATGACGACTTGCTCTCTCACTTGATGCGCTTGTTCGCCAACGATCAGGGCGACGTCGAGATCCATCTGCTCAAACCGATTGCCTGCCACGGCCAGGAACGCGCAGCGCTGGCCTTTGCGGCTCAGCAAGCGGTGCAGAAGGCGTTGTTTGGCGACGTGGCTCAACCTGTCGAACCGCGGCGTGCCGGCGAATTGATCGCCGCCTGA
- a CDS encoding acyl carrier protein phosphodiesterase, which translates to MNYLAHLHLGGQRPGQLLGSLYGDFVKGRLQGQFNPEIEAAIQLHRSIDVFTDRHPLVDLALSRFTLTRRRYAGIVLDVFFDHCLARDWTLYADQPLEQFTSDVYRVLAAEPQLPGRLAQIAPHMATNDWLGSYREFAVLDQVLRGISRRLSRPEELAAAMADLERLYEPLSDDFRLFYPQLQDFAGRRL; encoded by the coding sequence ATGAACTATCTCGCACATCTTCATCTCGGTGGCCAGCGTCCCGGTCAATTGCTCGGCAGTTTGTATGGCGATTTCGTCAAAGGTCGGCTGCAAGGGCAATTCAATCCGGAGATCGAAGCGGCCATTCAGCTGCATCGCAGCATCGACGTGTTTACCGACCGCCATCCGTTAGTCGACCTGGCGTTGTCGCGATTTACGCTAACGCGACGACGGTATGCCGGCATCGTGCTCGATGTGTTTTTCGACCATTGCCTGGCGCGGGACTGGACACTTTACGCTGACCAGCCGCTGGAACAGTTCACTTCGGATGTGTACCGGGTGCTCGCTGCCGAACCGCAGCTGCCAGGACGACTGGCGCAGATTGCCCCGCACATGGCAACGAATGACTGGCTCGGTTCTTATCGCGAATTTGCGGTGCTGGACCAAGTGCTGCGGGGGATTTCACGGCGCCTGTCGCGGCCTGAAGAACTGGCCGCCGCGATGGCGGATCTGGAGCGATTGTATGAACCGTTGAGTGATGATTTCCGGTTGTTCTATCCGCAGTTGCAGGATTTTGCGGGGCGGCGGTTGTAG
- a CDS encoding ArsR/SmtB family transcription factor — protein sequence MSTIDLDEIIKALAHPVRREILHWLKDPTVEFPDQSHSNEHGVCAGQIDQRCGLSQSTVSAHLATLQRAGLISSRKVGQWHFFKRNEETIQEFLRSFSKEL from the coding sequence ATGTCCACCATTGACCTCGACGAAATAATAAAAGCCCTGGCGCACCCGGTACGGCGAGAAATCCTGCACTGGCTCAAAGACCCGACCGTCGAATTCCCCGACCAATCCCACAGCAACGAGCACGGCGTCTGCGCCGGACAGATCGATCAACGTTGCGGTTTGTCGCAGTCCACTGTTTCTGCCCATCTGGCGACCCTGCAACGCGCCGGCCTGATCAGCAGCCGTAAAGTCGGCCAGTGGCATTTTTTCAAACGCAACGAGGAAACCATTCAGGAATTCCTCCGCAGCTTCAGCAAAGAGCTCTGA
- a CDS encoding MFS transporter yields the protein MPLSLLILALSAFAIGTTEFVIMGLLPDVATDLGVSIPGAGWLVTGYALGVAIGAPFMALATARLPRKAALVALMGIFIIGNLLCALAGDYNVLMFARVVTALCHGAFFGIGSVVAAGLVPANKRASAVALMFTGLTLANVLGVPLGTALGQEAGWRSTFWAVTVIGVIALIGLIRFLPAKRDEEKLDMRAELAALKGAGIWLSLSMTALFAASVFTLFTYVAPLLGEVTGVSPRGVTWSLMLIGLGLTVGNIIGGKLADKSMATTLIGVFITMAVVSTVLTWTSVALIPTEITLFLWATACFAAVPALQVNVVTFGKAAPNLVSTLNIGAFNVGNALGAWVGGSVIAHGFGLTSVPLAAAVLAILALLVTLITFRQSGNAELAPAITDH from the coding sequence ATGCCCCTCTCGCTACTCATTCTGGCCCTGAGCGCCTTTGCCATCGGCACCACCGAGTTCGTCATCATGGGCTTGCTGCCCGATGTGGCGACCGACCTCGGCGTGTCGATCCCCGGTGCCGGCTGGTTGGTGACTGGTTACGCCCTGGGCGTGGCCATCGGTGCGCCGTTCATGGCACTGGCCACCGCCAGACTGCCGCGCAAGGCTGCTTTGGTTGCGTTGATGGGCATTTTCATCATCGGCAACCTGCTCTGCGCCCTGGCCGGTGACTACAACGTGCTGATGTTTGCCCGTGTGGTGACTGCCCTTTGCCACGGCGCATTCTTTGGTATCGGTTCGGTGGTCGCTGCGGGTCTGGTTCCGGCCAACAAGCGCGCTTCGGCCGTGGCCCTGATGTTCACCGGCCTGACCCTGGCCAACGTACTCGGTGTGCCGCTGGGTACCGCGCTCGGCCAGGAAGCCGGCTGGCGTTCGACCTTCTGGGCGGTGACCGTGATCGGTGTGATTGCGCTGATCGGCCTGATCCGTTTCCTGCCGGCCAAACGTGACGAAGAAAAACTCGACATGCGCGCCGAACTGGCGGCCCTCAAAGGCGCCGGGATCTGGCTGTCGCTAAGCATGACCGCATTGTTCGCCGCGTCGGTCTTCACCTTGTTCACCTATGTCGCACCGCTGTTGGGCGAAGTCACCGGTGTCTCGCCACGCGGCGTGACCTGGAGCCTGATGCTCATCGGGCTGGGCCTGACGGTCGGCAACATCATCGGCGGCAAGCTGGCTGACAAAAGCATGGCGACGACGCTGATCGGCGTGTTCATCACCATGGCGGTGGTCTCCACCGTGCTGACCTGGACCAGCGTTGCATTGATCCCGACCGAAATCACGCTGTTCCTCTGGGCCACCGCGTGCTTTGCCGCCGTACCCGCCCTGCAAGTGAATGTAGTGACCTTCGGCAAGGCAGCACCGAACCTGGTGTCGACCCTGAACATCGGCGCTTTCAATGTCGGCAACGCACTCGGTGCCTGGGTCGGCGGCAGCGTCATCGCCCACGGTTTCGGCCTGACCAGCGTGCCTCTCGCGGCCGCTGTGCTGGCGATCCTGGCGCTGCTGGTGACCTTGATTACTTTCCGTCAGAGCGGCAATGCCGAGCTGGCTCCTGCTATCACTGATCATTAA
- a CDS encoding alkene reductase has product MTTIFDPITLGDLQLANRIIMAPLTRCRADEGRVPNALMAEYYVQRASAGLILSEATSVAPMGVGYPDTPGIWSNDQVRGWSNVTKAVHGAGGKIVLQLWHVGRVSHPSYLNGEAPVAPSAIAPKGHVSLVRPLADYPTPRALETAEIADIIDAYRVGAENAKAAGFDGVEIHGANGYLLDQFLQSSTNQRTDNYGGSLENRARLLLEVTDAAIEVWGAGRVGVHLAPRADSHDMGDDNLAETFTYVARELGKRGIAFICSREKEAGDSLGPQLKEAFGGPYIANERFTKDSANAWLASGKADAVAFGVPFIANPDLPARLKADAPLNEARPETFYGKGPVGYIDYPTL; this is encoded by the coding sequence ATGACGACTATTTTCGATCCGATCACACTGGGCGACCTGCAACTGGCGAACCGCATCATCATGGCGCCATTGACCCGCTGCCGCGCCGACGAAGGTCGTGTGCCAAACGCGCTGATGGCTGAATACTACGTGCAGCGCGCTTCTGCTGGCCTGATCCTCAGCGAAGCCACTTCGGTCGCGCCGATGGGTGTCGGCTACCCGGACACCCCCGGCATCTGGTCCAACGACCAGGTGCGTGGCTGGAGCAACGTGACCAAAGCGGTCCACGGCGCCGGCGGCAAGATTGTTCTGCAACTGTGGCACGTTGGCCGGGTTTCCCACCCGTCCTACCTGAACGGCGAAGCGCCGGTTGCACCGAGCGCCATTGCGCCAAAAGGTCATGTCAGCCTGGTTCGTCCATTGGCCGACTACCCAACGCCGCGCGCACTGGAAACCGCTGAAATCGCCGACATCATCGACGCTTACCGCGTCGGTGCGGAAAACGCCAAAGCGGCCGGTTTTGACGGCGTGGAAATCCACGGCGCCAACGGCTACCTGCTCGACCAATTCCTGCAAAGCAGCACCAACCAGCGCACCGACAATTACGGTGGCTCCCTGGAAAACCGTGCCCGCCTGTTGCTGGAAGTGACTGACGCAGCGATCGAAGTCTGGGGCGCAGGTCGCGTCGGTGTGCACCTGGCACCACGCGCCGACTCCCACGACATGGGTGACGACAACCTGGCCGAGACCTTTACCTACGTCGCTCGCGAACTGGGTAAACGCGGCATCGCGTTCATTTGCTCCCGTGAGAAAGAAGCCGGCGACAGCCTCGGCCCACAACTGAAAGAAGCCTTCGGTGGCCCGTACATTGCCAACGAACGCTTCACCAAGGACAGCGCCAACGCCTGGCTCGCCAGCGGCAAGGCCGATGCGGTCGCCTTCGGCGTACCGTTCATTGCCAACCCGGACCTGCCGGCACGCCTGAAAGCCGATGCACCGCTCAACGAAGCGCGCCCTGAAACGTTCTACGGCAAAGGCCCGGTCGGTTACATCGACTATCCGACGTTGTAA
- a CDS encoding DMT family transporter → MSVSNPIFKGTEQPIKGIALICLAVLLFASHDTLSKYLSGFYPIVMVVWARYVVHTLLMLVIFVPRSGFSAVVRTKRPGLQLLRGLCLIGTSLFFTTGLRYIPLAEATAVTFLAPLLVTALSVPFLGERVTRNQWLAVLAGFVGVLIVVRPGGALFTPAMLLPMCSALCFGFYQLLTRKLSGIDSPTTSNFLTGILNSLIMSALLPFFWSTPTLTHAAFMLGLGTCGMFGHLLLTQAYRHAAPAMLAPFSYGQILFAGMYGYLIFGHTPDSAAIAGIAVICLSGLAVAWGQRKR, encoded by the coding sequence ATGAGTGTGAGTAACCCGATTTTCAAAGGCACGGAACAGCCCATCAAAGGCATTGCGTTGATTTGTCTGGCGGTATTGTTGTTCGCCAGTCATGACACGTTGTCCAAATACCTGTCAGGTTTTTATCCCATCGTCATGGTGGTCTGGGCCCGTTATGTGGTGCACACGCTACTGATGTTGGTGATCTTCGTGCCGCGCAGTGGTTTTTCTGCGGTGGTGCGCACCAAGCGCCCGGGGCTACAATTGCTTCGTGGGTTGTGCCTGATCGGCACCAGTCTGTTTTTTACCACCGGGCTGCGCTACATCCCGTTGGCGGAAGCTACGGCCGTTACGTTTCTCGCCCCTTTGTTAGTGACCGCGCTTTCTGTGCCGTTTTTGGGTGAGCGCGTCACTCGTAATCAATGGCTGGCGGTGCTCGCCGGTTTTGTCGGGGTGCTGATTGTGGTACGTCCAGGCGGAGCGTTGTTCACCCCGGCGATGTTGCTACCGATGTGCTCGGCGTTGTGTTTCGGTTTCTATCAATTGCTGACCCGCAAACTCAGCGGCATTGACAGTCCGACCACCAGCAACTTCCTCACCGGTATTCTCAACAGCCTGATCATGAGTGCATTGCTGCCATTTTTCTGGAGCACGCCGACGTTGACGCACGCCGCGTTCATGCTCGGATTGGGGACTTGCGGCATGTTCGGCCACTTGCTACTGACCCAGGCGTACCGTCACGCGGCACCGGCGATGCTGGCGCCGTTCAGTTACGGGCAGATTCTGTTCGCCGGGATGTACGGCTACCTGATCTTCGGCCATACACCGGATAGCGCCGCAATTGCCGGGATCGCGGTTATTTGCTTGAGCGGTCTGGCGGTGGCGTGGGGGCAGCGCAAGCGCTAG
- the emhR gene encoding efflux system transcriptional repressor EmhR yields the protein MVRRTKEEAQETRSQILEAAEKAFYERGVARTTLADIATLAGVTRGAIYWHFSNKADLVQAMLDSLHEPLDEMARASESEEEEDPLGCMRKLLIHLFHQVALDPKTRRINEILFHKCEFTDEMCDLRQQRRTVSLECNVRIELALRNAVKRGQLPDNLDTARAAISIHAYVDGILYQWLLAPDSFQLHTEAARWVDTGLDMLRLSPSLRH from the coding sequence ATGGTCCGTCGCACCAAAGAGGAAGCTCAAGAAACCCGTAGCCAGATACTCGAAGCGGCAGAAAAAGCCTTTTACGAAAGGGGCGTGGCGCGCACGACACTGGCGGACATTGCTACCCTGGCCGGTGTTACGCGTGGGGCCATCTACTGGCATTTCAGCAATAAGGCCGATCTGGTTCAGGCCATGCTCGACAGCTTGCATGAGCCGCTGGATGAAATGGCCAGGGCGAGCGAAAGTGAAGAGGAAGAGGATCCGCTGGGATGCATGCGCAAACTGCTGATTCATTTGTTTCATCAAGTTGCCCTGGACCCGAAGACCCGACGCATCAATGAGATTCTGTTCCACAAGTGCGAATTCACTGATGAAATGTGTGATCTGCGCCAGCAGCGCCGCACCGTCAGTCTGGAGTGCAATGTGCGTATCGAACTGGCATTGCGTAACGCGGTGAAACGGGGTCAGTTGCCGGATAATCTCGACACGGCCCGCGCTGCGATCAGCATTCATGCCTATGTTGACGGCATCCTGTATCAGTGGCTGCTCGCTCCCGACAGCTTTCAGCTACACACTGAAGCCGCGCGCTGGGTCGACACGGGTCTGGACATGCTGCGCTTGAGCCCCAGCTTGCGTCATTAA
- the emhA gene encoding efflux RND transporter periplasmic adaptor subunit EmhA yields MQFKPAVTALVTAVALASLLSGCKKEEAAPAAPAPQVGVVTLQPQAFTLTSELPGRTTAYRMAEVRPQVNGIILKRLFKEGGEVKEGQQLYQIDPSVYEATLNSAQANLQSTKSISDRYKQLVNEQAVSRQEYDTAVANRLQSEAALKTAQINVRYTKVYAPISGRIGRSSVTEGALVNNGQTDAMAVIQQLDPIYVDVTQSSVELLELRRELESGRLQKAGENAAMVKLTLEDGSQYKQQGKLEFSEVTVDQTTGSVTLRAVFPNPDHTLLPGMFVHAQLQAGVNAAAILAPQQGVTRDLKGTPTALVVSADNKVELRQLKASRTVGSQWLVEDGLKAGDRLITEGLQFVRPGVEVKTTEATNVGAKNPAPAQAANNAAGGKGE; encoded by the coding sequence ATGCAATTCAAGCCAGCTGTTACCGCTCTGGTTACTGCCGTCGCCCTGGCATCGCTGCTCAGCGGATGTAAAAAGGAAGAGGCGGCCCCTGCCGCTCCAGCCCCTCAGGTCGGCGTCGTAACCCTTCAACCTCAAGCCTTTACCCTGACATCCGAGCTGCCGGGCCGCACAACGGCCTACCGCATGGCGGAAGTTCGCCCACAGGTCAATGGCATCATTCTCAAGCGCCTGTTCAAAGAAGGCGGTGAAGTCAAGGAAGGCCAACAGCTCTACCAGATCGACCCTTCGGTCTATGAAGCCACGCTGAACAGTGCGCAAGCCAATCTGCAATCGACCAAGTCGATTTCCGATCGCTACAAACAACTGGTCAACGAGCAAGCCGTAAGCCGTCAGGAATACGACACCGCCGTGGCTAACCGCTTGCAATCGGAAGCTGCCCTGAAAACCGCGCAGATCAATGTGCGCTATACCAAGGTTTATGCACCGATTTCCGGTCGCATCGGCCGCTCTTCGGTCACCGAAGGCGCACTGGTCAACAATGGCCAGACCGACGCCATGGCCGTCATCCAGCAACTGGACCCGATCTACGTCGACGTTACCCAGTCCTCGGTCGAACTGCTGGAACTGCGCCGCGAACTGGAAAGCGGTCGTTTGCAAAAGGCTGGCGAGAATGCCGCCATGGTCAAACTGACCCTCGAAGACGGCAGCCAGTACAAGCAACAGGGCAAGCTTGAGTTCTCCGAAGTCACGGTTGACCAGACCACCGGTTCCGTGACCTTGCGCGCAGTGTTCCCGAACCCTGATCACACGTTGCTGCCGGGCATGTTCGTTCACGCCCAACTGCAAGCCGGTGTGAATGCCGCCGCGATTCTTGCGCCGCAACAGGGCGTGACCCGTGACCTCAAAGGGACGCCAACCGCTCTGGTGGTCAGTGCGGACAACAAGGTCGAACTGCGTCAGCTCAAGGCCAGCCGCACTGTTGGCAGCCAATGGCTGGTTGAAGATGGCCTCAAGGCCGGCGATCGCCTGATCACCGAAGGACTGCAATTCGTCAGACCTGGCGTTGAAGTCAAAACCACTGAAGCAACTAACGTTGGCGCAAAGAACCCAGCCCCCGCACAGGCAGCTAACAATGCCGCCGGCGGCAAAGGGGAGTAA